The Rhodoferax ferrireducens T118 DNA segment TGGCGGCCTGCGCCTGGCCTACAGCAACCCGATGCACCTGGACGACGTGGCGGTTGATTTCCCCGACATGCAGATTGTCATGGCGCATCCCAGTTTCCCGTGGCAGGACGAGGCGCTGAGCGTGGCTACGCACAAGCCCAATGTGTGGATCGACCTGAGCGGCTGGAGCCCCAAGTATTTCCCCAAGCAACTGGTGCAGTACGCCAACACCTTGCTCAAAGACCGCATTCTGTTTGGCAGCGACTACCCGCTGATCACGCCGGATCGCTGGATGAAAGACTTTGAAGAAGCCGGCTTCAAACCCGAGGTGATGCCCGGCATCTTGAAAGACAACGCGGTGCGCTTGCTGGGGCTTGGGTAGCCCATAAACTCAGGTTCTTTCCGAACCTGACTCCCTTATGAACCCAAGCACCATCCTCCCGCAGGCCGATGTCCTTGACCACGCCGGGCTGAACCGTCAGCACGTGTTTGACCTGGCGGCGCTGCCCCCGGATCTGGTGGCTCCGCTGGAACCGGTACCGCATGAACGGCAATTGATTCTGTTTGGGCATGCGGGTCGGCGCTTGTGGGAATGTGTGCAGGCCGAGGGCATTCACAGTGCGCATCCGATTGACGAGTACAGCGTGCGCACCGTCGAACGCTGGCTGGCTCAGGCCTTGCCACAAGTGCGCTCGCGTGTGGTGTTTCCGGGCGCGCAACGCATTGGTTTGCAACGGCTGGGGGCGATCGCAGGCTGGCATCGCGCCGCGCCTTTTATGGTGGGCATTGATTCGGTGTGGGGCAGCTGGTTTGCCTACCGGGTGGCGATCCTGACCGACACGGCCCTTCCCCCCTCGGCCCCGATTGACAACGGTTACCCCTGTGACAGCTGTGTGAACAAGCCCTGCATCTCGGCGTGCCCGGCCGGGGCGCTGGTCAGTGGCAGTTTCAATTTGCAAGCCTGCAACACGGGCCGACTGGCTGCCGACTCCGACTGTGCGCTGGGTTGTACGGCCCGCAGTGCCTGCCCGGTGGGTGCAGAGCACCGCTACGACGAGAGCCAGATTCGCCACAGTGCAGCAGGCTCGCTGGCGACGATCCGCAGCTACCCCGCTTGCCCTTGATGACTCGCCTTCGTCAGGAGCTTATAACGCAGCCAATGCAGCGGCGTTGGCGCTTAACCAGCCGGCAAATGGCTGCGGCGCAACTCCGGTGAGCTTCTGGAAGTCACCCGTGACCTCGGCCACGCGGCCTGCGGCGGTGTTGGTGTCGAACGAGGCAAACACTGCCGCCAGTGGCTCGGGGAAGCCCGCGCTCACCATGCCCTGAATCAGGCCCGCCAGCGGCACAGGCACCACTTGCAGCGGTTTGCCCGTGGCTTGCGACACCTGTTGGGCGATTTGCTCGGTGGTGAATGCCTCGGCGCCGCTCAGGGTGTAGGTGTTCTTGCCGGTGTCTTTGAGCAATGCGGCGGCAGCAGCACGTGCCAGGTCGTCGCGCGCGATGTGGGCCACCTTGCCTTGCTCGGCCGCGCTGTACCACTGGCCGCTGGCCAAGGCTGACGGCAGCCACATGAACAGGTTTTCAAAATACCAGTGGTTGCGCAGCAGCGTCCAGCCCTTGAGCGCGCTGCTGGCCAGCGCTTTCTCGGTGCCGGCGTGGTCAGGAGCAATCAACAGGGGCGAATTTTCAGGCAGCGGCATGGAGGTGTAGACCACATGCGCCACACCGGCTTGCTGCGCTGCAGCGACGGCGGCTTGCTGCTGCGCCAAGCGGCGGCCGGGGCGGTCCAGCGCGTCGGTGCTGATAAGCAGCAGGCGATCCGCCCCCGCAAAAGCACTGCGCAGCGAGGCTGCGTCGTCAAAG contains these protein-coding regions:
- a CDS encoding SDR family oxidoreductase codes for the protein MTSTLLVTGASGHLGQRVIHHLLETLKVAPQRIIATTRKPETLKDLAAKGITVRGADFDDAASLRSAFAGADRLLLISTDALDRPGRRLAQQQAAVAAAQQAGVAHVVYTSMPLPENSPLLIAPDHAGTEKALASSALKGWTLLRNHWYFENLFMWLPSALASGQWYSAAEQGKVAHIARDDLARAAAAALLKDTGKNTYTLSGAEAFTTEQIAQQVSQATGKPLQVVPVPLAGLIQGMVSAGFPEPLAAVFASFDTNTAAGRVAEVTGDFQKLTGVAPQPFAGWLSANAAALAAL